In Candida orthopsilosis Co 90-125, chromosome 4 draft sequence, a single genomic region encodes these proteins:
- a CDS encoding Pro1 gamma-glutamyl kinase gives MTTSEGQKQFTIVVKIGSSSLVDAATREPRIANMALIVETITKLRRQGHKIIIVSSGAIAFGMKVMKLEAKPSKLSAVQALASIGQGKLIGLFNDLFRQMDQTTAQILITRNDIVDYTQYKNAKNTINELLEMGVIPIVNENDTLSVSEIKFGDNDTLSAITAGMIHADYLFLMTDVECLYTDNPRTNPDAEPILVVDNIDDLSVSTNDDAGAGSNVGTGGMTTKLIAAGLATNVGVTTIITLSTQPHYILDIVAHIQSQKEGLSIIEQRKILQKDIQNKTIPLHTRFLALPQDTQIKSDRRFWILHGLKTKGALIIDEGCFVALTRRDRAGLLPAGIIDVVGNFHENECVAIKVVADRTKLSEQDMVEVGHCRVNYTANEIRLIKGHKSNQIESILGYADSEYVAHRDNLAFPPVTPSSN, from the coding sequence ATGACGACTTCGGAGGGGCAGAAACAATTCACCATTGTGGTTAAAATAGGATCGTCATCCTTGGTTGATGCTGCCACCAGGGAACCTAGAATTGCCAATATGGCGCTCATTGTCGAAACCATCACCAAGCTTCGTCGACAAGGACACAAGATCATCATAGTTTCTTCCGGGGCCATCGCCTTCGGTATGAAAGTCATGAAATTAGAAGCAAAGCCTTCTAAGCTATCTGCAGTACAGGCACTTGCTTCAATTGGCCAGGGTAAGTTGATAGGGTTGTTCAATGATTTATTCCGTCAAATGGATCAGACCACAGCACAAATATTGATCACGAGGAATGATATCGTAGACTATACTCAATACAAGAATGCCAAGAATACAATCaatgaattgttggaaatggGGGTAATTCCAATCGtcaatgaaaatgataCGTTATCAGTTTCcgaaatcaaatttggtgataaCGACACATTATCTGCTATAACTGCAGGTATGATCCATGCCGACTACTTGTTTCTCATGACAGATGTTGAATGTTTATACACAGATAACCCAAGGACGAACCCAGATGCAGAACCTATTTTGGTGGTCGACAATATTGACGATTTGAGTGTGAGTACCAATGATGATGCGGGAGCCGGCTCCAATGTGGGTACAGGTGGAATGACCACCAAGTTGATTGCTGCAGGATTAGCTACGAATGTTGGTGTTACCACAATTATCACTTTGTCAACTCAACCTCACTATATTCTCGATATCGTTGCTCACATACAATCCCAAAAGGAAGGATTGAGTATCATAGagcaaagaaaaatatTGCAAAAGGATATTCAAAACAAGACTATTCCATTACATACCAGATTCCTCGCTTTACCTCAAGATACCCAAATTAAATCAGATAGGAGGTTTTGGATCCTTCATGGACTAAAGACGAAGGGTGCGTTGATCATAGATGAAGGGTGCTTTGTTGCGCTTACAAGAAGAGATAGAGCAGGGCTCTTACCAGCAGGAATCATCGACGTGGTGGGAAACTTTCATGAAAACGAATGTGTAGCAATAAAGGTTGTCGCTGATAGAACTAAGTTATCCGAACAAGACATGGTAGAGGTAGGACATTGCCGTGTTAATTACACTGCCAATGAGATAAGACTAATCAAAGGTCACAAAAGTAATCAGATAGAATCCATCTTAGGGTACGCTGATAGTGAATATGTTGCCCATAGAGACAACTTGGCATTTCCTCCTGTGACCCCTTCGTCAAACTAA
- a CDS encoding membrane transporter, which translates to MVNLKNLILAQEEVGRLTTVSTNSSQSSNQLLHPAKDNDVSVTHKQIPSQYIDISSSTLTPEEIEQRNNSWKFKIKKLFWDGTGKHPREQKYLFKLDFFLLTSSCLGYFIKNLNQSNVTTAYVNGMEEYYNMNNNQYNYMVTLFTVGYIIGQIPSNMILHRISARFYLGGLEILWSILTVLMITVPPTNIKGMYALRFFIGLLESGYFPALEYLLGSNYGTPELSKRSSYFAISSGLAGIISPLLQEAIIKRFKHSSLPPFKWMFVFDAVISFPIGIYTMLVDPNTPSTTDAFYFTDEDKLVGLERRRLIGAELNTRQPFTWQKVKSFFNTWHIYVFPLLFLCYNNSCAANTQPTFQSFMKNYLNKPSSVYNTWPSILSAISIGVTIIFAYANDILGGRKNVWFVNAFFVCLIIGCALLASWNIPLGLHWFLYFLIGVPTMWGQPFIFSWVNRLLYADDLKRNFVVVVTNTLAYVTGAWVPILVWNTNDKPEYFIGFTYTAVLASVGLLLTQVVYFLSTRDERRAKNEKDIEESNSIELDSD; encoded by the coding sequence ATGGTCAACTTAAAGAACTTAATCTTGGCTCAAGAAGAGGTGGGGAGACTTACAACAGTATCAACCAACTCATCGCAATCTTCAAACCAACTTTTGCACCCCGCTAAAGATAACGATGTCAGTGTTACCCACAAACAGATCCCATCACAGTACATTGACATTTCCAGTTCAACTCTAACTCCTGAGGAAATAGAGCAAAGAAATAACTCTTGGAAgttcaagatcaaaaagCTCTTTTGGGACGGGACTGGAAAACACCCCAGGGAGCAAAAGTATCTATTCAAGTTGgacttctttttgttaaCTTCATCATGTTTAGGgtattttatcaaaaacttAAATCAGTCGAACGTCACCACTGCGTATGTTAATGGTATGGAAGAATATTACAATatgaacaacaatcaatacaACTATATGGTGACATTATTTACAGTTGGGTATATCATTGGTCAGATCCCCTCTAATATGATCTTACACAGAATATCTGCTCGATTCTATCTTGGTGGGTTGGAAATACTTTGGCTGATTTTGAcagtgttgatgataacAGTTCCACCAACCAATATCAAGGGTATGTATGCGTTGAGATTTTTTATCGGATTATTGGAATCTGGCTATTTCCCAGCCTTGGAATATTTGTTGGGGTCTAATTACGGTACACCCGAGTTGCTGAAGCGGTCATCATACTTTGCAATTAGTTCAGGATTGGCAGGGATAATTAGTCCCCTTTTACAGGAAGCCATTATCAAGAGATTTAAGCACTCAAGTTTACCACCTTTCAAATGGatgtttgtgtttgatgCGGTTATTAGTTTCCCTATTGGTATCTACACCATGCttgttgatccaaataCACCACTGACTACTGATGCATTTTACTTTACTGACGAGGACAAGTTAGTTGGCttggaaagaagaagactTATAGGGGCTGAGCTAAACACAAGACAGCCTTTTACGTGGCAAAAGGTCAAGTCATTCTTCAACACTTGGCATATTTATGTATTTCCATTACTCTTCTTGTGCTATAATAATAGTTGTGCTGCCAATACTCAACCGACATTCCAGTCATTCATGAAGAATTATTTAAACAAACCATCTAGTGTGTATAACACATGGCCATCGATTTTAAGTGCTATTTCTATTGGTGTGACAATAATCTTTGCTTATGCGAATGATATTTTAGGAGGAAGAAAGAATGTATGGTTTGTCAACgccttttttgtttgtttgattaTAGGATGTGCCTTGCTTGCTTCTTGGAACATTCCGTTGGGATTGCATTGGTTTTTATACTTCTTGATTGGAGTACCCACAATGTGGGGTCAACCATTCATATTCTCTTGGGTCAATCGATTGTTATACGCCGATGATTTGAAGAGgaattttgttgtggtggttaCAAATACGTTAGCATACGTCACGGGTGCTTGGGTTCCCATTCTAGTATGGAACACAAATGACAAACCTGAGTATTTTATTGGATTTACATATACAGCAGTATTGGCATCGGTGGGATTGCTTTTGACACAGGTAGTATATTTTTTGAGTACTAGAGACGAAAGAAGGGCCAAAAATGAGAAGGATATAGAAGAAAGCAACTCAATCGAGCTAGACTCGGATTGA